The stretch of DNA CCTCGGCAGTGCTCAGCTGGACGCTCTCCAGCTGGCAGGTGCCCGGCGCCATCGCCCAGGCGGTGCTCTCCCTCTCCACCGATCCCTACGTGATCATGCTGCTGGTCGTGGCGGTCATCCTGCTCACCGGGGTGTTCATCGAGACGGCCAGCGCCCTGATCATCCTCACCCCGGTGCTGCTGCCGCTGGTCACGCAGCTGGGCATCGACCCGATCCACTTCGGCCTGATCATCGTGGTGGGGCTCGCGATCGGCATGATCACGCCACCGGTGGCGATCAACCTCTATGTGGCTTCCTCGGTCACGCAACTGCCGCTGGAGCGCATCACCCGCGCCATCCTTCCCTACCTGCTGGGGCTGGTCTCGGTGCTGCTGCTGGTGGTCTATGTCCCGATCCTGCTGGGCCTCTCCGGCTAGGTCGCCTCACGAAAGGAACCTTCGATGACTCGATCGCTGTCACTCGTCGCCGGCGCACTCGCCATGAGCCTGCTGGCCGGCTGCACCACCTACACCTGGGAGGACGGTCGCCGGGAAACCGTGTGGGGCGTACCCGCCGAGGACGAGACGAAGACCCGGGAGGAGCGCCAGGCCGAGGGCGTGCAGTACCAGGTGCCGGGCGAGATCCCGGAGTCGGGCGAGTGACGCGCGTCGGCGCCAGGGCCGGTGCTAGGGTCGGCGAAAGACCACGCTGAGGTTGTTGGCGGGCATCTCCACCACCCGTTCGAGGACGATGCCGCACCGGGCGGCCTCCTCTGTGACCGTGCCCAGGTCCCTGAGGCCGAAGCGGGGATCGCGATGCCTCAGGTCGGCATCGAAGGCCGCATTGCTGGGCGCCGTATGGCGCCCTTCACGCGTGAAGGGGCCATAGAGAAAGAGCACCCCGCCGGTCGTCAGTCGACGTCCGGCACAGCGTAGCAGGGCCTCGGTGACCTCCCAGGGCGAGATATGCAGCAGGTTGATCGCCACGATGGCGTCATGGGGCCCGGCCGGACAGAGCGAAGTCACGTCCACCGCCAGGGGAGGGTGCAGGTTGGCAAGGCCGGCATGCTCGCGCCATGCCTCGATGGAGCGGCGCGCCCGGGGGTTCGGGTCGCTGGGCTGCCACGACCAGCCGGGCATCACCCCGGCAAAGCTGACGGCATGCTCGCCGCTGCCGCTGGCGATCTCCAGCACCCGGGCATCGCGTGGCAGCACCGTCCTGAGCACGTCCAGGATCGGCCGGCGATTGTGCGCCGCGGCAGGGCTCTGGAGCCGTGGGTCGTTCATGGTGCGCCTCCGATCAGGGGGGGATGGCTACTCAAGGGGCTACTTCCTGCCCCTGGCCTTGCGCGCCGCGTTGCCGGGCTTCTGGCGCCGGCTCGTCGAGGGAGAGGACTTGGCGCCCGACGCCTTGGACTTGGGCTTGCGGCCTGCCGGCGCCGGCTTTCCGCCGTTCGCCTGGCGGGCGGGCTTCCCGGCGCCACTCCCCTTGGCGGGGGCGCCGCGCTTGCCGGGAGCGGCCTTGCCGGCCTTCCTGCCACCGGGCTTGGTTCCACCGGGCTTGGTTCCGCCGGGCTTCCTGGCAGCGGCCTTGCTCGCCCCGGCCTTCTTTGATCCGCTTCCCGGGCGCGCGCTCTCCTGCGCCTCGGAGGTGGAGTGCTCGGTCCGGGCCATGATCGTCGCCACCTCGTCTTCCGTCAGGTCGCGCCAGTCGCCCAGGCCCAGCCCCTTCAGCGACACGTTCATGATGCGAATGCGCTCGAGCTTGACCACCTCGTAGCCGAACACCTCGCACATGCGACGGATCTGTCGGTTCAGGCCCTGCACCAGGGTGATGTTGAACACGAACCGCGACTCCCTCACCACGGGGCATGGCTTGGTGGTTTCCCCCAGGATCCGCACGCCGCCGCCCATCCCGGCGATGAACTCGTCGGTGATCGGCTTGTTGACGGTGACCCGGTACTCCTTCTCGTGGTGGTTGCTCGCCCGGAGGATCCGGTTGACCAGGTCGCCGTTGTTGGTCAGGAAGATCAGCCCCTGGGAATCCTTGTCCAGCCGGCCGATGGGAAAGATGCGGGCCCCGTGCTTGATGAAGTCGACGATGTTGGACTTCTCGCTGGACTCCGTGGTGCTGACGATGCCGACCGGCTTGTTGAGCGCGATGAACACCAGGTCCTCTTCCTCCAGGGGTTCGACCACCTGGCCGTTGACCTTGACCACGCTGCCCGGCAGGACCTGGTCGCCGGGGGTGGCACGCCGCCCGTCGATGAAAACGTTGCCCTGCTCGATGTAGCGGTCCGCATCCCGTCGGGAGCACATCCCGCTCTCGCGAATGTACTTGTTGATGCGTTTCGAGCGTGTCTGGGCCATGGGATCGCTACCGGGGTGGAAGGAGGAAACAAGGGCGGGTCATGCGCACAAGGCCGCCGGACCGGGCAGTGTAAGGGCTCCCCTTCCCGGCGGCCAGCCGGCGCTACCCGGCGCCGCAGCAGCCCTTGAGCTTGCGCCCGCTGCCGCAGGGACAGGGGGCGTTCCGGCCGGGCTTGAGCCGGCTCACCGAGGGGGTGCCGTCGAGATAGTACCAGCGCCCCTCCTCGCACATGAAACGCGAGGCCTCCTCCAGCACTCCCCAGCGGCGCCCATCGAGGAAGGTGGCGCGAAACCGCACCCGCCCGGTGTCGCCCTGCTCCTCATGCTCGAGGATCTCCAGGCGACGCCAGCGGGTGGCGTCGTCCGGCGGCAGGCTCGCCGGCCGGGTCGTGGAGTGCCAGGTCTCGCGCAGGTAGTCGGTGAGGTTCAGGGCGAAGGCGCTGTAGCGCGAGCGCATCAGCGCCTCCGGCGAGGGCGCCGGTTCGCCACGGTGATAGCGGCCACAGCAGTCGGCCAGGGGCCTGCCGCTGCCGCAGGGGCACGCCTGGGGGGTTGTCATCACGGCTCTCCTGAAGGGAATGGCGCCATTGTGCCATCCGGCGGGCCTCGCTCCGACCCCGGGTCCCGACACTCCCCCGCGCAAGGGTCGATGGCATCAAGGACCCGTCACCGCAGTGTCGGTCGAGAACCGCCCTGCCCTCGATTACTGCGCCGCAGCATGCGGTGTGGTACACCTAGGCAGAGGGACAAGCGGGACGCAGACACCCTCGATGCACGGAGGTACGGAATGCCCC from Halomonas aestuarii encodes:
- a CDS encoding DUF938 domain-containing protein, which codes for MNDPRLQSPAAAHNRRPILDVLRTVLPRDARVLEIASGSGEHAVSFAGVMPGWSWQPSDPNPRARRSIEAWREHAGLANLHPPLAVDVTSLCPAGPHDAIVAINLLHISPWEVTEALLRCAGRRLTTGGVLFLYGPFTREGRHTAPSNAAFDADLRHRDPRFGLRDLGTVTEEAARCGIVLERVVEMPANNLSVVFRRP
- the rluF gene encoding 23S rRNA pseudouridine(2604) synthase RluF, with amino-acid sequence MAQTRSKRINKYIRESGMCSRRDADRYIEQGNVFIDGRRATPGDQVLPGSVVKVNGQVVEPLEEEDLVFIALNKPVGIVSTTESSEKSNIVDFIKHGARIFPIGRLDKDSQGLIFLTNNGDLVNRILRASNHHEKEYRVTVNKPITDEFIAGMGGGVRILGETTKPCPVVRESRFVFNITLVQGLNRQIRRMCEVFGYEVVKLERIRIMNVSLKGLGLGDWRDLTEDEVATIMARTEHSTSEAQESARPGSGSKKAGASKAAARKPGGTKPGGTKPGGRKAGKAAPGKRGAPAKGSGAGKPARQANGGKPAPAGRKPKSKASGAKSSPSTSRRQKPGNAARKARGRK
- a CDS encoding YchJ family protein; the protein is MTTPQACPCGSGRPLADCCGRYHRGEPAPSPEALMRSRYSAFALNLTDYLRETWHSTTRPASLPPDDATRWRRLEILEHEEQGDTGRVRFRATFLDGRRWGVLEEASRFMCEEGRWYYLDGTPSVSRLKPGRNAPCPCGSGRKLKGCCGAG